Proteins encoded in a region of the Tripterygium wilfordii isolate XIE 37 chromosome 21, ASM1340144v1, whole genome shotgun sequence genome:
- the LOC119989243 gene encoding uncharacterized protein LOC119989243, with translation MASSPYASNRIIRLVLNNAFIVRKFKQFLFLTCDLGGFILLSIYKSAWFSSHLVASLFVPSTRAWLALSGFSFASDFGPSLHILTRTLSFSAWLAQLSLGFPLLLILSILSTFSLELSLSGFSFASDFGRSWVIVACLPVCQCLYVYLPFGLSADVFRPYFFSARWCIYGILFVVFVHLCFLFVWRSLFLLLYRVPCGILFGAEYCEGYSSLHCFHDFRLLVDFSYFPFFIQVAYLHLIFFVFFTVFMSVLMGFSFDGLFPYIDFVPLVIGHGVYLFVVSLHTYIAFIIFSDYFIFLIFNRSVSSSLLSLHIVSSVILLVGSPRNKRLHPGGFYLAIHSIVFGGGGIWIGSRGSVGFLTDGRPMGSCSVYFGSTLLPSFAHSDYNYNLVVPLDLGSPIYSCHFCGAIFWYEERVKAAPKVNPTYTVCCGGGQVVLPFLKSAPPFLNHLLDYSHLGFCRAFRENIRIYNSMFAFTSSGARVDASINNGSGTYVYRINGQNHHKIGSLLPEPGRRPSFAQLYVFDTDNEIDNRVSLFGSSTDARHIDKFIVSELVKFFDEYNEIAKAFRMIRDRFSANEVIPLRLRLLESRIRDGIQYNLPSSSELAALILDDFGQHYGGRDIIVEHRVSGLQRVSELHPSFMAMQYPILFPFGEDGYRIDLKRNIARCHLDSKRERITMREYYAFRLQYRHGEGSTLLRGGRLLQQYIVDAFCSVEEVRLRYVVDNQKQLRVEMYKGIQDALLRGDTNTNDVGKRVILPSSFTAGPRYMIQNYHDAMAICKVYGHPNLFITFTCNAQWPEIIDALKLIPGQRPEDRPDIVSRVFKMKVNELMDDIKKKKIFGHAMACVHTVEFQKRGLPHVHILVWLSLSHQNPSALDIELIISAEIPNKIIYPVAYEIVSRFMMHGPCGVDNHRSPCMINGKCSKHYPKEFVSNTVIGENNAPVYRRRDDKSCIIKNHVPLDNRHVVPHNVNLIVKYQAHINVEWCNRSRSIKYLFKYINKGPDRARAVIERGLQPIAVVHGQETTSAPVDEVKLYLDCRYLSAYEAVWRLFEFKIHYRYPAVERLAIHLPGMNSVLLGNDQDLQQIGYEDSISRTMFTEWMITNSNSVDARELTYVLFPTQWVWNQNKRRWTKRKRGMSIGRIVYVHPSLGELYYLRILLNVVKGPCSYEDIRTVNNVLYPSFKNACAAHGFLGDDKEWEEALREAECWASATQLRQLFMTIVVFCEVVNPSILLEKFIQSLSDDLVYKANNFDHLGALDNATLSIKNQLLLQLETLFNANSTSLSDHRLPLPTISSTHGFDNRFLREEMSYNYGDLTNLHSDMVHHLNGDQKKVYDSVIESVEGNLGRLFFVYGHGGTGKTFLYQTIITKIRSEAKIVLAVASSGIASLLLPGGRTAHSRFKIPIQISEHSTCDIKKGTQLAKLIQESSLIVWDEAPMVHRYCFEALDRTMRDILCDNDGRDSKRLFGGKTILLGGDFRQILPVVAKGTRSDTVNACITRSYLWKHCDVHLLTINMRLSLTGLDPSIQELMKDFSSWILGVGNGTIECSNSKASRDDEMWINLPRHLLLESLDNHIHCISDAIYGDLEKKYSDIQYLKERAIVTPTNDTVDALNEHLLSRVPTKEIVYYSFDSICRSSGAIHDDDLLYPTEFLNSIKFNGLPDHELKLRVNTPIMLLRNLNQTSGLCNGTRLLVNRLGGRVIEATIIGGSNENSRVYIPRIVMSASDGKWPFTLKRRQFPVRLCYAMTINKSQGQTLKDMGLYLPAPVFSHGQLYVALSRVTSFEGLKILLGKDNHASEGETRNVVYSEIFHDL, from the exons ATGGCTAGCTCACCATATGCTAGCAATAGAATTATCAGGCTCGTACTTAACAATGCATTCATAGTACGTAAATTTAAACAATTCTTATTCTTAacttgcgacttgggcggcttCATACttctatctatatataaaagTGCGTGGTTTTCGAGCCACCTCGTGGCGAGTTTGTTTGTTCCGTCTACTCGCGCGTGGCTGG CTCTCTCTGGGTTTTCCTTTGCTTCTGATTTTGGTCCATCCTTGCACATTCTCACTCGAACTTTGTCCTTTAGCGCCTGGTTGG CTCAGCTCTCTCTGGGTTTTCCTTTGCTTCTGATTTTGTCCATCCTTAGCACGTTCTCGCTCGAACTTT CTCTCTCTGGGTTTTCCTTTGCTTCTGATTTTGGTCGATCCTGGGTCATCGTTGCGTGTCTACCAGTTTGTCAGTGCCTCTATGTTTATCTGCCTTTTGGGTTGTCTGCTGACGTTTTTCGACCGTATTTCTTCTCTGCGCGATGGTGTATTTATGGGATCCTCTTTGTGGTCTTCGTTCATCtttgtttcttatttgtttGGCGTTCACTCTTCCTGTTATTG TATAGAGTACCGTGTGGCATTCTTTTTGGAGCAGAGTACTGTGAAGGGTATTCTTCCTTACATTGCTTTCATGATTTTAGATTATTAGTGGATTTCTCTTACTTTCCTTTTTTCATCCAG GTTGCATACTTGCATCTCatatttttt GTTTTTTTCACCGTGTTTATGTCCGTTTTGATGGGGTTTTCCTTTGACGGGTTGTTTCCGTATATAGATTTCGTGCCTTTGGTTATTGGTCATGGTGTTTAT tTGTTTGTTGTTTCTCTTCATACTTACATTGCTTTCATCATTTTTAGTGAttactttatttttcttatcttcAACCGTTCCGTATCTTCTTCACTTTTGTCTTTACATATTGTTTCTTCCGTGATTTTGTTAGTTGGTTCCCCGAGGAATAAAAGGTTGCATCCTGGTGGATTCTATCTTGCTATTCATT CTATTGtctttggtggtggtggaatttGGATTGGTTCCCGTGGTTCTGTTGGTTTCCTTACAG ATGGGAGGCCAATGGGTTCCTGCTCTGTCTATTTTGGTTCTACATTACTGCCATCTTTTGCTCACTCAGACTATAATTACAATTTAGTTGTACCATTGGATCTTGGTTCTCCGATTTATAGTTGTCATTTTTGTGGTGCTATTTTTTGGTATGAGGAGCGTGTCAAGGCTGCTCCTAAGGTCAATCCAACATATACTGTTTGTTGTGGTGGTGGTCAAGTTGTCCTTCCTTTTTTGAAATCAGCCCCTCCTTTTCTCAACCATCTCTTGGATTATAGCCATCTTGGTTTTTGTAGGGCATTTCGTGAGAACATCCGAATATACAATTCCATGTTTGCTTTTACTTCAAGTGGTGCTAGGGTCGATGCTAGCATTAATAATGGATCAGGCACTTATGTTTATAGAATTAATGGGCAAAACCACCATAAGATAGGCTCCCTCCTCCCTGAGCCTGGTAGAAGGCCGTCTTTTGCTCAGCTATATGTGTTTGATACCGATAATGAGATTGATAATCGAGTCTCTTTATTTGGATCTTCTACAGATGCTCGACACATAGATAAGTTCATTGTTTCTGAATTAGTTAAATTTTTTGATGAATATAATGAAATTGCAAAGGCTTTTAGGATGATTAGGGATAGGTTTAGTGCTAATGAGGTTATTCCCCTACGTTTGAGGTTGCTTGAGAGTCGTATTCGGGATGGAATCCAATATAACCTTCCTAGCTCCTCAGAACTTGCTGCACTGATTTTAGATGATTTTGGGCAGCATTATGGTGGTAGGGACATTATAGTTGAACATAGGGTTAGTGGATTGCAGCGTGTTAGCGAGCTACATCCTAGCTTCATGGCTATGCAATATCCCATTTTGTTCCCATTTGGAGAGGATGGGTATAGAATTGATCTTAAGCGGAATATTGCACGTTGTCATTTGGATTCTAAAAGAGAGCGTATAACAATGAGAGAGTATTATGCATTCAGGTTGCAATATCGGCATGGTGAAGGATCAACGTTGCTTAGGGGAGGCCGTCTCCTCCAACAATATATAGTTGATGCTTTTTGTTCAGTTGAGGAGGTCCGTTTACGGTATGTGGTAGATAATCAAAAACAATTGAGGGTTGAAATGTACAAGGGGATACAGGATGCATTGCTTAGGGGTGACACAAACACAAATGATGTGGGTAAACGTGTTATCTTGCCGTCGAGTTTCACTGCTGGTCCTAGGTATATGATTCAGAATTATCATGATGCAATGGCAATTTGTAAGGTGTATGGTCATCCTAATCTTTTTATTACATTCACCTGTAATGCCCAATGGCCTGAGATAATAGATGCATTGAAGTTGATCCCTGGCCAGCGACCAGAGGATAGACCTGATATTGTTAGCCGTGTTTTTAAGATGAAAGTTAATGAGCTTATGGAtgatatcaagaaaaaaaagatttttggtCATGCCATGGCGTGTGTTCACACAGTTGAGTTCCAAAAAAGAGGGTTGCCTCATGTCCACATTCTTGTGTGgttatctctctctcatcagaATCCGAGTGCGCTTGATATAGAACTTATTATATCAGCTGAGATtccaaataaaattatttatccaGTTGCCTATGAGATAGTTTCTAGATTTATGATGCATGGACCTTGTGGTGTGGATAATCATCGATCACCATGTATGATAAATGGTAAGTGTTCTAAGCACTACCCTAAAGAATTTGTTTCAAATACTGTTATTGGAGAGAACAATGCTCCAGTTTATAGAAGGAGAGATGATAAATCATGTATCATAAAGAACCATGTCCCTTTAGACAACAGACATGTTGTTCCTCATAATGTAAACCTTATTGTTAAGTACCAGGCCCATATTAATGTTGAGTGGTGCAATAGATCACGGTCGATAAAGTatctttttaaatatataaacaaGGGTCCTGATAGGGCAAGGGCTGTTATTGAACGTGGTCTGCAACCTATCGCTGTTGTTCATGGTCAAGAAACTACATCTGCACCAGTTGATGAGGTGAAGCTATATTTAGACTGTAGGTACCTCAGCGCATATGAGGCCGTTTGGAGATTATTTGAGTTTAAGATACATTATAGGTATCCAGCAGTTGAGCGTCTTGCAATTCATCTCCCAGGGATGAATTCAGTTTTGCTAGGCAATGATCAGGACTTGCAACAAATTGGATATGAGGACAGTATTTCTAGGACAATGTTCACTGAATGGATGATCACAAATTCCAACAGTGTCGATGCCCGTGAATTGACGTATGTTCTATTTCCTACACAGTGGGTTTGGAATCAAAACAAGCGAAGgtggacaaaaagaaaaagagggatGTCTATTGGGAGAATAGTTTATGTGCATCCAAGTTTGGGTGAGCTATATTATCTTAGAATTCTATTGAATGTTGTAAAGGGGCCATGCAGTTATGAAGATATTAGGACTGTTAATAATGTACTCTATCCCAGTTTTAAAAACGCATGTGCTGCTCATGGTTTTTTGGGTGATGATAAAGAATGGGAAGAGGCATTAAGAGAGGCTGAGTGTTGGGCGTCGGCTACACAGCTGAGGCAGTTGTTTATGACAATAGTTGTGTTTTGCGAGGTTGTTAATCCATCTATCTTGCTTGAAAAATTTATTCAATCTTTGTCAGATGACCTTGTGTACAAAGCAAATAACTTTGACCATCTTGGGGCGTTAGATAACGCAACACTGTCAATTAAAAATCAACTTCTACTTCAATTAGAGACACTGTTTAATGCGAATTCCACATCACTATCAGACCATAGATTGCCTCTCCCAACCATTTCTTCTACACATGGTTTTGATAATAGATTTCTAAGAGAAGAAATGAGTTATAACTATGGAGATCTTACAAATCTCCACTCAGATATGGTACACCATTTGAATGGTGATCAAAAAAAAGTGTATGATTCTGTCATAGAGTCTGTTGAGGGTAATTTAGGCCGGTTATTCTTTGTTTATGGTCATGGTGGCACAGGTAAAACTTTCCTCTACCAAACAATAATTACTAAAATCAGGAGTGAGGCAAAAATAGTATTGGCAGTTGCATCATCTGGTATTGCATCATTATTGCTACCCGGGGGAAGAACTGCTCATTCAAGATTTAAGATACCTATTCAAATATCAGAACATTCAACCTGTGATATAAAGAAAGGTACGCAGCTCGCCAAGCTGATTCAGGAATCTTCCTTGATTGTGTGGGATGAGGCACCAATGGTACATAGGTATTGTTTTGAGGCACTTGATAGAACAATGAGAGATATCCTATGTGACAATGATGGCCGAGATAGCAAACGACTATTTGGAGGAAAAACAATTTTATTGGGGGGTGATTTTAGGCAAATACTCCCAGTTGTTGCAAAAGGAACAAGATCAGACACTGTTAATGCATGTATAACTAGATCCTATCTTTGGAAACACTGTGACGTTCATCTTTTGACAATTAATATGAGGCTTTCATTGACTGGTCTCGACCCTTCAATACAAGAACTCATGAAAGACTTCTCTTCTTGGATATTAGGTGTTGGTAATGGAACAATTGAATGCTCCAATTCAAAGGCTTCTAGAGATGATGAGATGTGGATTAATTTGCCACGACATCTCCTCTTGGAGAGTCTAGATAATCATATTCATTGCATAAGCGACGCAATTTATGGCGacctagaaaaaaaatattctgaTATCCAATATCTTAAGGAGCGAGCAATAGTGACGCCCACTAATGATACAGTTGATGCATTAAATGAACACTTGCTCTCACGTGTTCCAACCAAAGAGATAGTTTATTATAGCTTTGATTCAATATGCCGCTCTTCGGGAGCTATTCATGATGACGACCTTCTTTATCCAACTGAATTTCTAAACTCAATTAAATTCAATGGTCTTCCAGATCATGAATTGAAGTTGAGGGTGAACACACCAATTATGCTATTACGTAATTTAAACCAAACGTCAGGTCTGTGTAATGGAACAAGGCTCTTGGTAAATAGACTCGGTGGACGAGTTATTGAAGCAACCATAATTGGAGGGAGCAATGAAAATTCCAGAGTTTACATCCCTCGAATAGTTATGTCTGCCTCTGATGGAAAATGGCCTTTTACACTAAAGAGGAGACAGTTTCCTGTGAGATTATGCTATGCAATGACTATCAATAAGAGCCAAGGTCAGACATTGAAGGATATGGGTCTGTACTTGCCAGCACCTGTGTTTTCACACGGTCAATTGTACGTTGCATTGTCAAGGGTGACATCATTTGagggattaaaaatcctactTGGAAAGGATAATCATGCATCAGAAGGAGAGACAAGAAATGTTGTCTACTCTGAGATCTTTCATGATTTATGA